In a single window of the Anaerocolumna cellulosilytica genome:
- a CDS encoding RnfABCDGE type electron transport complex subunit B → MNLLEIVGNLGNVPVLSVSFQEVGIAAALIGAVGAVIGIFLGVAGKKFEVEVDEKEVQVREFLPGNNCGACGYAGCDSLAQAIAAGQAPANACPVANSAVHDQIAGVMGTSAGKTEKKVAFVKCAGSCDKTKVKYNYYGIQDCKKAAVAPGKGPKQCGYGCLGYGSCVKVCQFDAIHVINGIAYVDKEKCTSCSMCIAECPNNLIELVPYNTGHFVRCSSNDKGKDVKAGCSIGCIGCMMCVKACEFDAVKVTDNLAKIDYSKCTNCGKCAEKCPTKVILSELAGNAIKEQTKAV, encoded by the coding sequence ATGAATTTACTTGAGATAGTTGGAAATTTGGGGAATGTACCTGTTCTGTCAGTGAGTTTTCAGGAAGTTGGCATCGCAGCGGCACTAATTGGTGCTGTTGGTGCGGTAATCGGTATATTCTTAGGGGTAGCTGGTAAGAAATTCGAAGTTGAAGTAGATGAAAAAGAAGTTCAGGTACGTGAGTTTTTGCCTGGCAATAACTGCGGTGCATGTGGTTATGCTGGTTGTGACAGTCTGGCTCAGGCAATAGCAGCGGGTCAGGCACCTGCCAATGCCTGTCCGGTTGCTAACAGCGCAGTACATGATCAAATTGCTGGAGTAATGGGAACTAGTGCGGGTAAGACTGAAAAAAAGGTTGCTTTTGTTAAATGTGCAGGTAGTTGTGATAAGACCAAAGTGAAATATAACTACTACGGAATTCAGGACTGTAAAAAGGCAGCGGTAGCACCGGGAAAAGGACCTAAACAATGCGGCTATGGTTGTCTCGGGTATGGCTCTTGTGTGAAAGTCTGCCAGTTTGATGCGATTCATGTTATAAATGGAATTGCTTATGTTGACAAAGAAAAATGTACATCCTGTAGTATGTGTATTGCAGAATGTCCAAACAATCTAATTGAACTTGTCCCATATAACACCGGACATTTTGTTCGTTGCAGTTCCAATGATAAAGGTAAAGATGTGAAAGCAGGTTGCAGTATTGGTTGCATCGGATGTATGATGTGTGTTAAAGCTTGTGAATTCGATGCTGTTAAGGTGACTGATAATCTGGCTAAAATCGACTATAGCAAATGTACCAATTGCGGTAAATGTGCAGAAAAATGTCCTACCAAAGTTATTTTATCTGAACTTGCCGGTAATGCTATAAAGGAACAGACAAAAGCAGTATAA
- a CDS encoding FMN-binding protein, with amino-acid sequence MGKTENQQKKSTILKDAMVLVIITVIAGFSLGFVHELTAPIIEQRLLEKKTEAYKVVYAEAAEFGSDENLAALASEAATTVLTENGYTGIAIDDAYLALDSSGNTIGYVMSITTQNGYKGAITISLGYSLEGETKGVEVLVNNETAGLGALASESGFKNQFADKVVEKFEYTKSGAAADNQIDALSGATITTSAVVDAVNAGICFALSASAGN; translated from the coding sequence ATGGGTAAGACAGAAAATCAACAAAAGAAAAGTACAATACTAAAAGATGCCATGGTACTTGTGATTATAACTGTAATTGCAGGGTTTTCCTTAGGGTTTGTTCATGAATTAACAGCGCCTATTATTGAACAACGTTTATTGGAGAAGAAAACGGAAGCTTATAAAGTGGTTTATGCAGAAGCGGCTGAATTTGGGTCAGATGAAAACTTGGCTGCTCTTGCATCAGAGGCAGCGACCACAGTACTAACTGAGAATGGCTATACAGGGATTGCGATTGATGATGCTTATTTAGCATTAGATAGCTCTGGAAATACCATTGGATATGTTATGTCCATAACCACGCAAAATGGATATAAAGGTGCCATAACAATATCTTTAGGATATTCCTTGGAGGGAGAGACCAAAGGGGTGGAAGTCCTGGTGAACAATGAAACTGCTGGTCTTGGAGCTTTGGCATCAGAATCAGGATTTAAAAACCAGTTCGCGGATAAAGTGGTAGAAAAATTTGAATATACAAAAAGCGGGGCAGCAGCTGATAACCAGATTGATGCTTTAAGCGGAGCAACTATAACAACTTCGGCGGTAGTAGATGCAGTGAATGCAGGTATATGCTTTGCGTTAAGTGCATCGGCCGGAAACTAG
- the rsxE gene encoding electron transport complex subunit RsxE has translation MSAKKTNKYIEPLLNGLIKENPTFVLMLGLCPTLAVTSSASNGLGMGLSSTAVLVMSNLLISLLRKVIPDTVRMPAFIVIVASFVTIVQFLMEGFTPALYESLGIYIPLIVVNCIILGRAEAYASKNSVGPSIMDGLGMGFGFTIGLMLIGMFREVLGNGTIFGAQVMPKAYEPITIFILAPGAFFVLAMLTAVQNKLKLKSATNGGDSSSNLACGGGCSGCSGSECVSNREKLDDSVATKN, from the coding sequence ATGAGTGCTAAAAAAACGAACAAATATATAGAACCCTTATTGAATGGTTTGATTAAAGAAAATCCTACCTTTGTTCTCATGCTTGGTCTGTGCCCGACTCTTGCAGTGACCAGTTCAGCCAGCAATGGATTGGGAATGGGTTTATCATCAACAGCGGTACTGGTAATGTCTAACCTCCTAATTTCCCTGTTGAGAAAGGTAATTCCGGATACAGTCAGAATGCCTGCCTTCATAGTAATTGTTGCTTCATTTGTAACGATTGTACAGTTTCTTATGGAAGGTTTTACACCTGCTCTTTATGAATCCCTTGGTATATATATACCCTTAATCGTTGTTAATTGTATTATCCTCGGAAGAGCAGAGGCATATGCGTCCAAAAATTCTGTTGGCCCTTCCATTATGGATGGTTTGGGAATGGGATTTGGATTTACCATCGGTTTAATGTTAATTGGTATGTTTCGTGAGGTTTTAGGTAATGGTACAATATTCGGAGCACAGGTAATGCCTAAAGCATATGAACCGATAACAATTTTTATTCTTGCACCTGGTGCCTTTTTCGTACTTGCCATGTTAACAGCAGTGCAGAATAAGTTAAAATTAAAATCAGCAACCAACGGAGGAGATTCCTCTTCGAACCTGGCATGCGGAGGCGGATGTTCAGGTTGCAGCGGCAGCGAATGTGTTTCTAACAGAGAGAAACTTGATGATTCTGTTGCTACCAAGAATTAA
- a CDS encoding RnfABCDGE type electron transport complex subunit D, protein MNKLLNVSASPHTRSFATTTTIMQDVAIALVPASLFGIYNFGLRALLVILTCIATCLLTECVYEMAMKKPITTGDFSAVVTGLLLALNMPVSIPLWIPALGSIFAILVVKMLFGGVGQNFMNPALAARCFLLISFAGRMTDFTVSAVGASASSFDYVKSGAIALDGVSGATPLAALKAGETVSLLDMFLGNTGGTIGETSVIAILVGAVYLLIKKVISFRIPVAYLASFAVFVVLFGGKGLDTNFLLAHVCGGGLLLGAFFMATDYATSPITRKGQVVFGVLLGLLTAIFRIFGASAEGVSYAIIICNMLVPLIEKLTYPKAFGKETKANG, encoded by the coding sequence GTGAATAAATTATTAAACGTATCTGCTTCGCCCCATACCAGGAGCTTTGCAACCACGACAACTATTATGCAGGATGTAGCAATTGCCTTAGTTCCGGCCAGCTTATTTGGCATTTATAATTTTGGACTTAGAGCATTACTTGTAATCTTAACGTGTATTGCAACCTGCTTGCTCACAGAATGTGTATATGAAATGGCTATGAAAAAGCCTATAACAACGGGTGATTTTAGTGCGGTGGTAACTGGTTTGTTATTGGCACTTAATATGCCTGTTTCTATTCCTTTGTGGATTCCGGCACTAGGTAGTATATTTGCAATTCTTGTAGTTAAAATGCTGTTTGGAGGTGTTGGTCAGAATTTTATGAATCCGGCACTTGCAGCCCGCTGCTTTTTATTAATCAGCTTTGCAGGCAGAATGACAGATTTTACAGTATCGGCAGTTGGTGCATCAGCAAGTAGCTTTGATTATGTAAAAAGCGGTGCCATAGCACTGGATGGAGTGTCTGGCGCGACTCCTTTGGCAGCTTTAAAGGCAGGGGAAACTGTTAGTCTGCTTGATATGTTTTTGGGAAATACAGGCGGTACTATTGGTGAAACAAGTGTTATTGCTATATTAGTGGGAGCGGTATATCTCCTGATTAAGAAGGTAATATCTTTTAGAATTCCTGTAGCATACCTAGCTTCATTTGCAGTATTTGTTGTGTTGTTTGGAGGAAAAGGTTTGGACACAAATTTCTTGCTGGCGCATGTATGCGGAGGCGGACTTTTGTTAGGTGCTTTCTTTATGGCAACGGATTATGCAACGAGTCCGATAACACGAAAGGGACAAGTGGTGTTTGGTGTCCTTCTTGGTTTATTAACTGCGATTTTCCGTATTTTTGGTGCCTCCGCAGAAGGAGTATCCTATGCGATTATTATTTGTAACATGCTTGTGCCGTTAATTGAAAAATTGACATATCCGAAAGCATTTGGAAAGGAGACCAAGGCAAATGGGTAA
- the rsxC gene encoding electron transport complex subunit RsxC: protein MGTATFKGGIHTYEGKELTQDKQTKVLMPKGELVYPMSQHIGAPAKSIVAKGDYVLMGQKIGEADGAISANVISAVSGTVKAVEPRLTSSGLMVESVIIENDNLYKPIEGLGEKRDYAKLSKEQIRSIIKESGIVGLGGAAFPTQVKLTPGDDSKIDTVIINAAECEPYLTSDYRMMLEEPEKIMNGLKIILKLFPNAKGIIGIEDNKPEAIKKLTELVNGEDKIEIKALKTKYPQGGERQLVYAVTGRKLNSTILPYQVGCVVNNVDTAIAIYMAVAESTPLMRRIVTVAGDAVKEPGNFNVKTGTNFREVLEAAGGLTEEPEKMISGGPMMGQALFSLDIPVSKTTSALLCFTKDYVADMEPSSCIRCGRCGYACPAQIIPQKMYICSQNNDAEGFIKLDGMECCECGCCTYVCPAKLSLTQSFRQMKRSILESRKK from the coding sequence ATGGGAACAGCAACATTTAAGGGTGGCATCCATACCTATGAAGGTAAGGAATTAACCCAGGATAAGCAGACCAAAGTCCTAATGCCAAAAGGTGAACTGGTTTATCCGATGTCACAGCATATCGGTGCTCCTGCCAAGTCTATAGTTGCTAAAGGCGATTATGTTTTGATGGGGCAAAAAATTGGAGAGGCTGATGGAGCCATCTCAGCTAATGTTATAAGTGCTGTCTCTGGTACGGTAAAAGCAGTGGAACCCAGATTGACTTCATCTGGTTTGATGGTAGAATCTGTTATAATAGAGAATGATAATTTGTACAAACCTATCGAAGGTTTGGGTGAGAAAAGGGATTATGCTAAGCTATCAAAGGAGCAGATCAGGAGTATCATTAAAGAGTCCGGTATAGTAGGACTCGGAGGTGCAGCGTTTCCAACGCAGGTTAAATTGACGCCTGGTGATGATAGTAAGATTGATACAGTAATAATTAATGCAGCAGAATGTGAACCTTATTTAACTTCCGATTACAGAATGATGTTAGAAGAACCTGAAAAAATTATGAATGGTTTAAAAATAATTCTCAAGCTGTTTCCCAATGCAAAAGGTATAATCGGCATAGAGGATAACAAACCGGAAGCTATAAAGAAGTTAACCGAGCTTGTAAATGGTGAAGATAAGATAGAAATTAAAGCGTTAAAGACTAAGTATCCGCAAGGCGGGGAAAGACAATTGGTTTATGCTGTTACAGGAAGAAAGCTAAACTCTACAATACTTCCGTACCAGGTAGGCTGTGTTGTTAACAATGTAGACACAGCGATTGCAATTTATATGGCGGTTGCTGAATCTACTCCTTTAATGAGGCGAATTGTAACAGTTGCAGGGGATGCGGTGAAAGAACCAGGTAACTTTAATGTTAAAACCGGTACTAATTTCCGTGAGGTATTAGAAGCAGCTGGTGGCCTTACAGAGGAACCGGAAAAGATGATATCCGGTGGTCCTATGATGGGACAAGCACTTTTTTCTTTAGATATTCCGGTATCAAAAACAACCTCAGCACTGCTCTGCTTTACGAAAGATTATGTTGCAGACATGGAACCCTCCAGTTGCATACGTTGCGGAAGATGTGGTTATGCATGTCCGGCACAGATTATTCCTCAAAAGATGTATATCTGCTCGCAAAATAATGATGCTGAAGGCTTTATAAAATTAGACGGAATGGAATGTTGTGAATGTGGCTGCTGCACCTATGTGTGTCCTGCAAAGTTAAGTCTTACACAATCTTTTAGACAGATGAAGCGCAGTATTCTTGAAAGCAGAAAAAAGTAG
- the rsxA gene encoding electron transport complex subunit RsxA, whose product MKELLLVFIGSALVSNVVLSQFLGLCSFVGVSKKIKTATGMGFAVIFVITIASAIASLIYDLILAPLELDYLKTIVFILVIAALVQFVEMVIKKYSPGLYNALGVYLALITTNCAVLGVALINVQKEYNFITSVVNGIGTAAGYLVAIVIMAGIRERIEHNDVPESFKGMPIVLITSGLMAIAFFGFSGLL is encoded by the coding sequence ATGAAAGAATTATTACTGGTATTTATTGGGTCAGCGCTGGTTAGTAATGTCGTATTGAGTCAGTTCCTTGGTTTGTGTTCCTTTGTAGGAGTATCTAAGAAGATTAAAACTGCCACAGGAATGGGATTTGCAGTAATATTTGTTATTACGATTGCATCTGCTATAGCTAGTTTAATTTATGATTTAATACTGGCGCCGTTAGAACTTGATTATCTCAAAACCATTGTATTTATCTTGGTAATTGCAGCATTAGTACAATTTGTTGAAATGGTAATTAAGAAATATAGTCCGGGTTTATACAATGCCCTAGGTGTATATCTTGCCTTAATAACAACCAACTGCGCAGTTCTGGGTGTAGCCTTAATAAATGTACAGAAAGAATACAATTTTATAACCAGTGTGGTAAATGGTATTGGAACAGCTGCGGGTTATCTAGTAGCCATTGTTATCATGGCGGGTATTCGTGAACGTATTGAACATAATGATGTCCCAGAGTCCTTTAAAGGAATGCCCATTGTTTTGATTACTTCTGGCTTGATGGCCATTGCATTCTTTGGATTCTCCGGCTTACTTTAA